Proteins from one Phaenicophaeus curvirostris isolate KB17595 chromosome 16, BPBGC_Pcur_1.0, whole genome shotgun sequence genomic window:
- the NDE1 gene encoding nuclear distribution protein nudE homolog 1 has product MEDSEGHHFSSVEEETRYWKELAMTYKQCAENTQEELREFQEGSREYEAELETQLQQTESRNRDLLSENNRLRMELESVKEKIEMQNSEAYRQISALEDDLAQTRAIKDQLQKYIRELEQANDDLERAKRATIMSLEDFEQRLNQAIERNAFLESELDEKENLLESVQRLKDEARDLRQELAVQQKQEKPKTPMRTTLETERTDTAVQASLSVPSTPSVPRAHNINIPTSATFRRGLDDSYGATPLTPAARISALNIVGDLLRKVGALESKLASCRNFVYDQSPNRTTVSMYMNRDVLETRLSPHQPRCDTGLVKRLEFGTRPSNIPGPMSHPSQSVVKMLL; this is encoded by the exons ATGGAAGATTCAGAAGGACATCACTTCAGCTCGGTGGAAGAGGAAACCAGATACTGGAAAGAGCTGGCTATGACATACAAGCAGTG CGCTGAAAATACACAGGAGGAATTGCGTGAATTCCAAGAAGGGAGTCGAGAGTATGAAGCTGAACTGGAGACTCAGCTGCAGCAAACAGAGTCCAGAAACAGAGACCTTCTGTCAGAAAACAATCGTCTGCGAATGGAACTGGAGTCAGTTAAG GAAAAGATTGAAATGCAGAATTCAGAAGCATACAGGCAAATATCTGCACTGGAAGATGACTTGGCACAGACAAGAGCTATTAAAGATCAACTTCAGAAATACATTCGAGAGCTCGAGCAAGCAAATGATGACttggaaagagcaaaaag AGCCACTATAATGTCTCTGGAGGATTTTGAACAGCGTTTAAACCAGGCTAttgaaagaaatgcttttctggagAGTGAGCTGGATGAGAAAGAGAACCTTCTGGAATCTGTGCAGCGCCTGAAAGATGAAGCTAGAG ATCTACGACAAGAGCTTGCAGTGCAGCAGAAACAGGAGAAACCTAAAACACCAATGCGAACTACCCTGGAAACAGAGAGAACAGACACAGCAGTTCAGGCATCCTTATCTGTGCCTTCAACTCCCTCGGTGCCTCGGGCGCACAACATCAACATACCCACCTCTGCAACATTTAGGAGAG GTCTTGATGACAGTTATGGTGCAACCCCTCTCACACCCGCTGCAAGAATATCTGCACTTAACATCGTGGGAGACTTGCTGCGGAAAGTGGGG GCTTTGGAGTCCAAACTTGCATCTTGCCGAAACTTTGTGTATGACCAGTCTCCAAACAGAACTACGGTGTCGATGTATATGAACAGAGATGTCCTTGAAACACGTTTGAGTCCTCATCAGCCTCGGTGTGATACAGG GTTAGTGAAACGCCTGGAGTTTGGAACACGGCCTTCAAATATTCCGGGACCAATGAGCCATCCCTCACAAAGTGTTGTGAAGATGCTGCTATGA